Proteins from a genomic interval of Deinococcus detaillensis:
- a CDS encoding O-antigen ligase family protein produces MSLPAHSSTPSGPVPSSTATSPPRWLPWLIAAVPVVPFFYLVAFAALGSLRRLPLVARWILFYFAASQIVAALFTPNPLLSLGFAGIRTLEILAMIAAGVYLQDSRHLRPLLWGEVVIFLTAWGYSLYTQGVAGIMARLSHPYYYTVSLGLLAVIALWLIMFWRGGAIWWRVAAGLLAIATLLAAGSRGPTLALVVGSMAALLLAGERGMRRWVLIPLGVVAAAIFAVSTLKLKITPILRLLDDQASGRNFVWDDAYAAWQTSPIGGVGAYQGGPYLTYLFKGGCQLNPILTANQIQCPEWLSSFSGMWLIAHNAWLQWLMETGVIGLSGLLLVYGYGLWAAAKSRDPLLIAVLFGYTAMNFVDVVVAVPSPHFAELWWVVLGISVWRSTQVVKING; encoded by the coding sequence GTGTCTTTGCCCGCTCACTCGTCCACGCCTTCCGGGCCTGTTCCCTCCAGCACGGCCACTTCTCCTCCGCGTTGGCTGCCTTGGCTGATCGCCGCCGTTCCGGTGGTGCCGTTCTTTTACTTGGTGGCCTTTGCGGCGCTGGGATCGCTGCGGCGTCTGCCACTTGTTGCCCGCTGGATCTTGTTTTACTTTGCTGCCTCGCAAATTGTCGCGGCCCTTTTTACCCCCAACCCACTGCTCTCGCTCGGCTTCGCCGGCATCCGCACCCTCGAAATTTTAGCGATGATCGCGGCGGGGGTGTATCTACAAGACAGCCGCCATCTGCGCCCGCTGCTGTGGGGAGAAGTGGTCATTTTCCTGACGGCTTGGGGTTACAGCCTTTATACACAGGGAGTGGCGGGCATCATGGCCCGGCTGAGTCATCCTTACTATTACACCGTGTCGCTGGGTTTGCTGGCCGTCATCGCCCTGTGGCTCATCATGTTCTGGCGCGGCGGGGCAATCTGGTGGCGTGTCGCGGCAGGGTTGCTGGCCATTGCCACCCTGCTGGCAGCCGGTAGCAGGGGGCCGACGCTGGCTTTGGTGGTCGGCAGCATGGCAGCCTTGCTCCTCGCCGGAGAGCGGGGAATGCGCCGCTGGGTGCTCATTCCGCTGGGCGTCGTGGCCGCCGCTATCTTCGCGGTCAGCACCTTAAAACTCAAGATCACGCCGATTCTGCGCCTACTTGACGATCAAGCCAGCGGACGCAATTTTGTCTGGGACGACGCTTACGCCGCTTGGCAGACCTCCCCCATCGGCGGCGTGGGCGCTTATCAGGGCGGGCCTTACTTGACCTACTTGTTCAAGGGCGGTTGCCAACTCAACCCCATTTTGACCGCCAATCAAATTCAGTGCCCCGAATGGCTCAGCAGTTTCAGCGGCATGTGGCTGATTGCCCACAACGCTTGGCTCCAGTGGTTGATGGAAACGGGCGTAATCGGCCTGAGCGGTTTGCTGCTGGTATACGGTTATGGGCTCTGGGCCGCCGCCAAAAGCCGCGACCCACTGCTGATCGCCGTGCTATTCGGTTACACCGCCATGAATTTCGTGGACGTGGTGGTCGCCGTACCGAGCCCGCATTTCGCCGAATTGTGGTGGGTGGTGCTGGGGATCAGCGTTTGGCGCAGCACGCAGGTCGTGAAGATCAATGGCTGA
- a CDS encoding phosphohexomutase domain-containing protein produces MSGKSLGELFADIEAEVDFKHVYDRNDLHLSVTFDKAQLLSRAAAYREVAGHAVESVNTRDGVKLTLAGGASAMFRPSGTEPVVRVYVEAQSAGDVKAILDEATRRVQALDNG; encoded by the coding sequence ATGAGCGGCAAGAGCCTCGGCGAGCTGTTCGCGGACATCGAAGCGGAAGTCGACTTCAAACACGTGTATGACCGCAACGACCTGCATCTAAGCGTCACCTTCGACAAAGCCCAATTGCTCAGCCGGGCGGCGGCGTACCGCGAAGTGGCGGGCCACGCCGTGGAGAGTGTCAACACCCGCGACGGCGTGAAGCTCACTCTCGCGGGCGGCGCGTCGGCAATGTTCCGGCCTTCCGGCACCGAGCCGGTGGTGCGCGTTTATGTGGAAGCCCAGAGCGCGGGCGACGTGAAAGCCATTTTGGACGAAGCTACGCGGCGGGTGCAGGCGCTGGATAACGGCTGA
- a CDS encoding DUF402 domain-containing protein gives MLKRKVFDRRNWQRVVGGGEQTTLVVPSGVIVDYRAGEVHSPLVVPFENRTLRILDTGYRWVHYAPTAAKHALTLQLDEAGHIRQLYIDIGEASGVGAEGLPWIDDLYLDVVGMVEVQPGGEWHVTKTEVLDEDELDEALRLGHILPKQYTAAWSGAHAVLSGLKAHTFAPLDVLRRYLQDPYT, from the coding sequence ATGCTGAAACGCAAAGTCTTTGACCGCCGCAATTGGCAGCGGGTGGTGGGCGGGGGCGAGCAAACCACTTTGGTGGTGCCCAGCGGCGTGATCGTTGATTACCGGGCAGGTGAAGTCCACAGCCCGCTGGTGGTGCCGTTTGAGAACCGCACCCTGCGGATTCTGGACACCGGCTACCGCTGGGTGCATTACGCGCCTACAGCGGCCAAGCACGCCCTGACCCTCCAACTCGACGAGGCGGGGCACATTCGGCAGCTCTACATAGACATCGGCGAGGCGAGTGGCGTTGGTGCTGAGGGCCTACCATGGATAGACGATCTCTATTTGGACGTGGTAGGGATGGTAGAGGTGCAGCCGGGCGGCGAGTGGCACGTCACCAAAACCGAAGTGCTGGACGAAGACGAACTCGATGAAGCCCTGCGGCTGGGCCACATCTTGCCCAAGCAGTACACCGCCGCATGGAGCGGGGCACACGCCGTGCTGAGCGGCCTCAAGGCCCACACGTTCGCTCCTTTGGACGTGCTGCGCCGCTACCTCCAAGACCCTTACACCTAG
- a CDS encoding formyltransferase family protein, which yields MKIGFLSSHGGSTARAVVAACAAGELDATPALLISNNSASAVMRWAAEIKLPRLHLSGAAYADAAELDAAILKSLRAHQIDTVILSGYMRELGPLTLSAYKQRVLNVHPSLLPKYGGRGMYGDLVHAAVLAAGERVSGATVHQVEAGIDEGPIVAQSRVAVLPDDTVASLRARVQASEGPLMIQALGALSAARETPAC from the coding sequence GTGAAGATCGGCTTTCTCTCCTCGCACGGAGGCAGCACGGCGCGGGCGGTGGTGGCGGCCTGCGCGGCGGGTGAGCTGGACGCCACCCCTGCCCTGCTCATCAGCAACAACAGCGCGTCGGCGGTGATGCGGTGGGCCGCCGAGATCAAGCTGCCCCGCCTTCACCTCAGCGGCGCGGCTTATGCCGATGCTGCCGAGTTGGACGCGGCCATCTTGAAATCTCTCCGCGCTCACCAAATTGACACCGTCATTCTGAGCGGCTATATGCGCGAACTCGGCCCACTCACGCTCAGTGCGTATAAGCAGCGCGTCCTCAACGTGCATCCCAGCTTGCTGCCCAAGTACGGCGGGCGCGGCATGTACGGCGACCTGGTTCACGCAGCGGTGCTGGCGGCGGGCGAACGTGTCAGCGGCGCAACCGTGCATCAGGTGGAAGCGGGCATAGACGAAGGCCCCATCGTGGCGCAGTCGCGAGTGGCGGTCCTGCCGGACGACACGGTGGCGAGCCTGCGTGCCCGCGTACAGGCCAGCGAAGGCCCGCTGATGATTCAGGCGCTCGGAGCACTTTCGGCCGCCCGCGAAACGCCAGCATGCTGA
- a CDS encoding dipeptidase, with protein MNPTFVLSEAEQTSANNELFELLRIPSVSADPSHVGDMRRAAEYLQAKLATLGFTARVEATDGHPVVYAEHLSDPAKPTVLIYGHYDVQPEAPIEEWLTPPFEPTVRNGRIYARGSTDDKGQAYAHIRGVELLLASGELPLNVKFLLEGEEEVGSKNLEPYLQQYAEQLKCDVIVISDGSRFAPDVPTVTYGLRGLSYVEVLVQGANRDLHSGSYGGVAPNPINALAEIISKLKDEQGRITIPGFYDGIDEITQEERDLWASLPHSDAEFAASIDAAGLPGEAGYTTLERIWARPTLDVNGIWGGYQGEGSKTVIAAKAGAKISMRLVPGQDTENITKLIQDYVPKIAPAGVKVEVRALHGGQPVKIDLDNPYVRAAGKALQQVYGKAPAFTRGGGSIPIVAAFREILKAPVVLVDFGLNEDAPHSPNESFAVKDYHNGILTSAYLLQELAQVE; from the coding sequence ATGAATCCAACTTTTGTGCTTTCCGAAGCGGAGCAAACCAGTGCCAACAACGAACTCTTCGAGCTGCTGCGTATTCCTAGTGTCAGCGCCGATCCCAGCCACGTAGGCGATATGCGGCGGGCCGCCGAGTACTTGCAGGCCAAGCTCGCCACCTTAGGCTTCACGGCCCGTGTGGAAGCCACAGACGGGCATCCGGTGGTCTACGCCGAGCACCTGAGCGATCCGGCCAAGCCCACCGTACTGATATACGGCCACTACGACGTGCAGCCCGAAGCCCCGATTGAAGAATGGCTGACACCCCCGTTTGAACCCACCGTGCGAAATGGCCGTATCTACGCACGCGGCTCCACCGACGACAAGGGCCAAGCCTACGCCCACATTCGCGGCGTGGAGTTGCTGCTGGCATCGGGCGAGCTCCCCCTCAACGTCAAATTTTTGCTGGAAGGCGAAGAAGAAGTCGGCAGCAAGAATTTGGAGCCGTACTTGCAGCAGTACGCCGAGCAGCTCAAGTGCGATGTGATCGTGATTTCTGACGGCTCGCGCTTCGCGCCGGACGTGCCGACCGTGACCTACGGCCTGCGCGGGCTGAGTTACGTGGAAGTGCTGGTACAGGGCGCAAACCGCGACCTCCACAGCGGCAGCTACGGCGGCGTTGCACCCAACCCGATCAACGCCCTGGCCGAAATCATCAGTAAGCTCAAAGACGAGCAGGGCCGCATCACCATTCCGGGCTTTTATGACGGCATTGACGAAATCACCCAAGAAGAACGCGACCTGTGGGCCAGCTTGCCGCACAGCGACGCCGAGTTTGCCGCCAGCATCGACGCCGCAGGACTTCCCGGCGAAGCGGGCTACACAACTTTGGAAAGAATCTGGGCACGCCCGACGCTGGATGTCAATGGCATTTGGGGCGGCTATCAGGGCGAGGGCAGCAAAACCGTGATCGCCGCCAAAGCCGGAGCCAAAATCAGCATGCGGCTGGTGCCCGGCCAAGACACGGAGAACATCACCAAACTCATTCAGGACTACGTTCCGAAGATTGCCCCCGCAGGCGTCAAGGTGGAAGTGCGGGCGCTGCACGGCGGCCAACCGGTCAAAATCGACCTCGACAACCCTTACGTGCGGGCGGCGGGCAAAGCGCTCCAGCAGGTTTACGGCAAAGCGCCCGCCTTCACGCGCGGCGGCGGCTCGATTCCGATTGTGGCGGCCTTCAGAGAAATTCTCAAAGCGCCGGTGGTCTTGGTCGACTTTGGCCTCAACGAAGACGCTCCGCACAGCCCCAACGAGAGCTTCGCGGTGAAGGATTACCACAACGGCATTTTGACCAGCGCTTACTTGCTTCAGGAGCTGGCGCAGGTTGAGTAA
- a CDS encoding inorganic pyrophosphatase — MRPDLTSYLGQTVRVVVDRPLGSRHPRWPGLIYPVNSGELPQTLSGDGLPIDAYLLGWTTPLAEAQGVVVAVVVRRNDTEDKLIVARPSTVWTDAELLAAVEFQERFFVSELVRLPS, encoded by the coding sequence ATGCGTCCCGATCTCACTTCTTACCTCGGCCAAACCGTGCGGGTGGTGGTTGACCGGCCCCTCGGCAGCCGCCACCCGCGCTGGCCCGGTCTCATTTACCCGGTCAACTCTGGCGAACTTCCCCAGACGCTCAGCGGCGACGGGCTGCCCATAGACGCTTACTTGCTGGGCTGGACAACCCCGCTGGCCGAAGCACAGGGCGTGGTGGTGGCCGTCGTGGTGCGCCGGAACGATACCGAAGACAAACTGATCGTGGCCCGCCCCAGCACGGTTTGGACAGACGCGGAGCTGCTGGCAGCCGTGGAGTTCCAAGAGCGCTTTTTTGTCTCGGAGCTGGTTAGACTGCCCTCATGA
- a CDS encoding SDR family oxidoreductase yields the protein MIATTLITGASGDIGSALAQACRDHRLILQGRDEAKLSALCAELPNARPLLLDLARPETFAAALADLPPLTNLIHNAGTVELGPVAEQDHSVWTNTLAVNVVAPAELTRLLLPNLRQMRGCVVFINSGAGLSASAGWSSYAASKFALRALADALRAEESGAGLRVTSIYPGRTASAMQQKVRRQEGETYDAETFIQPQTLAQTVRFVLDAPRDILLSDVTARSTGGA from the coding sequence ATGATTGCAACCACACTCATCACCGGAGCCAGCGGCGACATCGGCTCGGCATTGGCCCAGGCTTGCCGCGACCACCGCCTGATCTTGCAAGGCCGTGACGAAGCCAAACTGAGCGCTCTGTGCGCCGAATTGCCCAACGCCCGCCCGCTGCTGCTCGATCTGGCGCGGCCTGAGACGTTTGCGGCGGCGCTCGCAGACTTGCCCCCACTGACCAACTTGATTCACAACGCCGGAACGGTGGAACTCGGCCCAGTTGCCGAGCAAGACCACAGCGTTTGGACCAACACCCTGGCCGTCAACGTGGTGGCTCCCGCCGAGCTGACCCGTTTGCTGCTCCCCAATTTGCGCCAGATGCGCGGCTGCGTGGTCTTTATCAACTCCGGCGCGGGCCTGAGTGCCAGCGCGGGCTGGAGCAGTTACGCCGCCAGCAAGTTCGCGCTGCGGGCGCTGGCTGACGCCCTGCGGGCTGAGGAGAGCGGGGCGGGCCTGCGCGTCACCAGTATTTATCCGGGCCGCACCGCCAGCGCCATGCAGCAAAAAGTGCGGCGGCAAGAAGGCGAAACCTACGACGCTGAAACGTTCATCCAGCCGCAGACGCTGGCCCAAACCGTGCGCTTCGTGCTGGACGCGCCCAGAGACATTCTGCTGAGCGACGTCACGGCCCGCTCTACCGGAGGAGCCTGA
- a CDS encoding peptidylprolyl isomerase — protein MKKYLLTALLALTSLAAAQATTPAPTLPATPAPAAAPATTAPATTAPAPTAAPALPETDPTTVVATVGGTDYTMADFDRSFRMAVARSANSQGMPYSSDMESSFNQFKPQFLTTFSRQQATLQLAKKAGFKSDDAAIDTQLTTDQGQFPSKEEFDTALQGSGFADEADYRQSLQEQQIVAAYLKSIQTRFKFSDSLVAGFYSLNKASFTRKAEACVKHILVPTEAEAQQIVKDLAAGGDFAKIAAAQSKDPGSAVQGGDLGCLAPGDTVPEFDKASFEGPLNQVQLVKSQFGYHVLVVTKRTDAGTAPLSEVDSQIRDQLAGEAAQKYLDAQVNRLKVTTYADRLPAAPAPTDDAAPTDAAPTTAPSAP, from the coding sequence GTGAAAAAATATCTGTTGACTGCCCTGCTGGCTCTCACCTCGCTGGCGGCGGCTCAGGCCACCACGCCTGCGCCTACTCTGCCCGCAACGCCCGCACCTGCTGCCGCGCCCGCTACCACCGCGCCTGCCACCACTGCGCCCGCTCCCACTGCCGCGCCCGCTCTGCCGGAAACCGATCCCACCACCGTAGTGGCGACGGTGGGCGGCACCGACTACACCATGGCCGACTTTGACCGCTCGTTCCGCATGGCGGTGGCCCGCAGCGCCAACTCGCAGGGCATGCCCTACAGCAGCGATATGGAAAGCTCGTTCAATCAGTTCAAGCCGCAGTTTTTGACCACTTTTTCCCGTCAGCAGGCCACCTTGCAACTTGCCAAAAAAGCCGGATTCAAAAGTGACGACGCGGCCATCGATACCCAACTCACCACCGACCAAGGCCAGTTTCCCAGCAAAGAGGAATTTGATACCGCGCTTCAGGGCAGCGGCTTTGCCGACGAAGCCGATTACCGCCAGTCGCTGCAAGAGCAGCAGATCGTGGCCGCTTATCTCAAGAGCATTCAGACGCGCTTCAAATTCAGCGATTCGTTGGTCGCCGGATTTTACAGCCTCAACAAAGCCAGCTTTACCCGCAAGGCCGAGGCCTGCGTCAAGCACATTTTGGTGCCTACCGAAGCCGAAGCGCAGCAGATCGTCAAAGACCTCGCGGCGGGCGGCGACTTCGCCAAAATCGCGGCGGCCCAGTCCAAAGACCCCGGCAGCGCCGTGCAGGGCGGCGACCTCGGCTGCCTCGCACCGGGCGATACCGTACCGGAATTCGACAAGGCCAGCTTCGAGGGGCCGCTCAACCAGGTTCAGCTGGTCAAGTCACAGTTCGGGTATCACGTGTTGGTCGTGACCAAGCGCACCGACGCCGGAACCGCGCCACTGAGCGAAGTGGACAGCCAAATCCGCGACCAATTGGCCGGTGAAGCCGCCCAGAAGTATTTGGACGCTCAAGTCAACCGCCTCAAGGTGACGACTTACGCCGACCGCTTGCCCGCCGCCCCCGCGCCGACGGATGACGCTGCCCCGACAGACGCTGCGCCCACCACCGCGCCTTCCGCACCTTAA
- a CDS encoding lipid II:glycine glycyltransferase FemX, producing MPLELLPTQDARAYDEVVARLPVTSALQGWGYGEARRELGQVPTRYFIRDQGQIVGALQLIRKRLVPGFDLLYAPRGPVLSSMAQLPDLAPALRKLARPTDTLIKIEPPFARTPELIPEQIGPWRRTEAEQPEHTITVNLMRPPAELLKNLHSMARRNVKTAQKFGVEVVSGGEELFEEFWTIFTATNERAQLGAFPKSYYLTMLRSGASGGGDAYIVLARHEGRALAGGFFLAMGAATNYLFGGSIKDDRPAEGSGAEGAERKDAKAPTAFYWGAMQDAQQRGYRSFDFWGIPRKLDEGKHSFGVYRMKENFGGEKVWFPGYELPLSPLAPLIVRGLRWRKTQNNLRKRGSAEDVL from the coding sequence GTGCCTTTAGAGCTACTTCCTACCCAAGACGCCCGCGCTTACGACGAAGTGGTGGCCCGCCTGCCTGTCACCAGCGCCCTGCAAGGCTGGGGCTACGGTGAGGCCCGCCGCGAACTCGGCCAGGTGCCGACGCGCTACTTCATCCGAGATCAGGGGCAGATCGTCGGAGCGCTCCAACTTATCCGCAAGCGGTTGGTGCCGGGTTTCGATTTGCTCTACGCGCCGCGCGGCCCGGTGCTGAGCAGTATGGCCCAGCTTCCCGACCTCGCGCCTGCCCTGCGCAAACTGGCGCGGCCCACCGACACCCTCATCAAAATCGAGCCGCCGTTTGCCCGCACCCCCGAACTGATTCCCGAACAGATCGGCCCTTGGCGGCGCACCGAAGCCGAGCAGCCCGAGCACACCATTACCGTTAATCTGATGCGCCCGCCCGCTGAGCTGCTCAAGAACCTGCACAGCATGGCGCGGCGCAATGTCAAGACCGCTCAGAAATTTGGGGTGGAAGTGGTGTCGGGCGGCGAGGAACTGTTCGAAGAGTTCTGGACGATCTTCACCGCCACCAACGAACGTGCCCAGCTCGGCGCGTTTCCCAAGAGCTATTACCTGACCATGTTGCGCTCGGGGGCCAGTGGAGGGGGCGACGCTTACATCGTGCTGGCGCGGCACGAGGGGCGGGCGCTGGCGGGGGGCTTTTTTCTGGCGATGGGTGCGGCCACCAATTACCTGTTCGGCGGCAGCATCAAAGATGACCGGCCTGCTGAGGGCAGCGGCGCTGAGGGTGCTGAGCGCAAAGACGCCAAAGCCCCCACTGCCTTTTACTGGGGCGCGATGCAAGACGCCCAGCAGCGCGGCTACCGCAGCTTTGATTTCTGGGGTATTCCGCGCAAACTCGATGAGGGCAAACACAGCTTCGGGGTCTACCGCATGAAAGAAAACTTCGGCGGCGAAAAAGTCTGGTTTCCCGGCTACGAATTGCCGCTCAGCCCGCTGGCTCCGTTGATTGTGCGCGGCCTGCGCTGGCGCAAAACCCAAAACAACCTCCGCAAACGCGGCAGCGCTGAGGACGTGTTGTAA
- a CDS encoding shikimate dehydrogenase, whose amino-acid sequence MALMQGEGALALIGYSAAAARALREFGLVTLGVPAAPLPEVLSACESLGFAGALLHPSLQAQAAEQVQLDPDARRAGLTDALAFTGGPRGTYAAPEALLSAVQESSYAARGAHAVLIGSAADLRLGLGLARMGFKAITVVADSHREAEAMSRDLPAGLAAFALTRQDAALRGLAEKADFLVITGGTLPSHLVQPYHTVLDLSGKAGREVQRVGATLLSLPDFPARVLARQLEHASGQRFRPDLLAEVAATLAAEA is encoded by the coding sequence ATGGCCCTGATGCAAGGCGAGGGCGCTCTGGCACTGATCGGCTATTCCGCTGCCGCTGCCCGCGCCCTGCGCGAATTCGGCCTGGTGACGCTCGGCGTGCCTGCCGCGCCTTTGCCGGAAGTGCTGAGCGCCTGCGAATCGCTGGGCTTTGCCGGAGCGCTGCTGCATCCCAGCTTGCAGGCCCAGGCCGCTGAGCAAGTCCAGCTTGATCCCGACGCCCGCCGCGCCGGACTGACCGACGCGCTGGCCTTTACCGGCGGGCCGCGCGGCACCTACGCCGCTCCCGAAGCGCTGCTGAGCGCCGTGCAGGAAAGCAGTTACGCCGCCAGAGGAGCGCACGCCGTCCTGATCGGCTCGGCTGCCGATTTACGCTTGGGACTGGGGCTGGCCCGTATGGGCTTCAAGGCCATCACGGTGGTTGCCGACTCGCACCGCGAAGCCGAAGCGATGTCGCGTGATCTGCCAGCGGGTCTGGCGGCTTTCGCTCTGACGCGCCAAGACGCTGCTCTGCGCGGCCTTGCTGAAAAGGCCGACTTCTTGGTCATCACGGGCGGCACTTTGCCGAGCCATCTGGTACAGCCTTACCACACCGTCCTTGACTTGAGCGGCAAAGCGGGCCGCGAAGTGCAGCGGGTGGGAGCCACTTTACTGAGCCTTCCAGACTTTCCGGCCCGCGTGCTGGCGCGGCAGCTTGAACATGCCAGCGGTCAGCGCTTCCGGCCTGACCTGCTGGCTGAAGTGGCGGCAACTTTGGCGGCTGAAGCTTAG
- a CDS encoding transcription elongation factor GreA, whose amino-acid sequence MTRAKIPMTKRGHDKLAETLNHLKTTRREQISEYMGSALADGDLRESAAYDEARMQQSENESRIIELEDQLERAQIIEENAQNGVGLGAKIKVKDERGTERSFEIVGTYEVDVLKGRISDQSPIGQALNGCRPGDTVTVPLPKGSAKFTLLEVTYE is encoded by the coding sequence ATGACCAGAGCCAAGATTCCCATGACCAAGCGCGGGCACGACAAGCTTGCCGAAACCCTCAACCACCTCAAGACCACCCGCCGCGAACAGATCAGCGAGTACATGGGCAGCGCTCTTGCCGACGGCGACTTGCGCGAAAGTGCCGCTTACGACGAAGCCAGAATGCAGCAGTCTGAAAACGAGTCGCGGATTATCGAATTGGAAGACCAGTTGGAACGCGCCCAGATTATTGAAGAAAACGCCCAAAACGGCGTGGGCCTCGGCGCAAAAATCAAAGTCAAGGACGAGCGGGGCACTGAACGCAGTTTTGAGATCGTCGGCACGTATGAAGTGGATGTCCTCAAGGGGCGCATCAGCGATCAGTCTCCCATTGGGCAAGCCCTGAACGGTTGCCGCCCCGGCGACACCGTGACGGTACCGCTTCCCAAAGGCAGTGCCAAATTCACCTTGCTGGAAGTGACTTACGAATAA
- a CDS encoding NADH-quinone oxidoreductase subunit 15, which yields MSNSNTASKDALYSSWLTLLSWLEQEAAPRGLTLSKVADFPDYIYRMERPYDLPTTIMSVSLNRPDTHSPQDQSSQGTAQLGTGQALFLAAVSPRHVDLGGVSLRVMGGSKHWHLHAHDGHLLEGKRPFTRARLSNILDGVQEGLEA from the coding sequence ATGTCCAACTCAAATACCGCCTCCAAAGACGCGCTCTACTCTTCGTGGCTCACTTTGCTGTCGTGGCTGGAACAAGAAGCGGCCCCGCGCGGCCTGACGCTAAGCAAAGTCGCCGACTTCCCCGATTACATCTACCGCATGGAGCGGCCCTACGATCTGCCCACCACCATCATGAGTGTCAGCCTCAACCGGCCCGACACGCACTCGCCGCAGGATCAATCGTCACAGGGCACTGCGCAACTGGGAACTGGACAAGCGCTGTTTTTGGCGGCGGTCAGCCCAAGGCACGTGGATCTGGGCGGGGTATCGCTGAGGGTCATGGGCGGCAGCAAGCACTGGCACCTTCACGCCCATGACGGCCACCTGCTGGAAGGCAAACGGCCCTTCACGCGGGCGCGGCTTTCCAACATCCTCGACGGCGTGCAAGAAGGTCTGGAAGCCTAA
- a CDS encoding sulfite oxidase-like oxidoreductase, with protein sequence MLGKFFKKPADDMNGRVPPGQSLTSRFPVLTYGPAPRYKLEDVTLKISGLAEAREFSWPQLRALTQTTLTYDIHCVTHWSKLDTTWTGIRVTDLMPLLSLKPEASHVMIHSVGGYTTNLSLGDFVRPENLLAYRFDDKPLETEHGGPLRLVVPHLYFWKSAKWISGLEFISADAPGFWERNGYHMRGDPFKDERYSDD encoded by the coding sequence ATGCTTGGCAAATTTTTCAAGAAACCCGCCGACGATATGAACGGGCGTGTGCCTCCCGGTCAAAGCCTGACCAGCCGGTTCCCAGTGCTGACCTACGGCCCCGCGCCGCGCTACAAGCTGGAAGACGTCACCCTCAAAATATCCGGTTTGGCCGAGGCAAGGGAGTTCTCGTGGCCGCAACTGCGTGCCCTGACGCAAACCACCCTGACCTACGACATCCACTGCGTCACCCACTGGAGCAAACTCGATACCACCTGGACGGGCATCCGCGTAACTGACCTCATGCCGCTGCTGAGCTTGAAGCCGGAAGCCAGTCATGTGATGATTCATTCGGTGGGCGGCTACACCACCAACCTGAGCTTGGGCGACTTCGTGCGTCCCGAAAACCTGCTGGCCTACCGCTTTGACGACAAGCCGTTGGAAACCGAACACGGTGGCCCGCTGAGATTGGTGGTGCCGCACCTGTATTTTTGGAAGAGTGCCAAATGGATCAGCGGCCTGGAATTTATCAGCGCCGACGCCCCCGGCTTTTGGGAGCGCAATGGCTATCATATGCGCGGAGATCCTTTCAAAGATGAGCGCTACAGCGACGACTGA
- a CDS encoding mismatch-specific DNA-glycosylase, translating into MSATATTEPEHGPEPSGAGHLVPDLLAHGLKLVLIGTAPSRISAAAGAYYANPQNKFWRVLFEVGLTPHLFKPQEFPALLALGIGLTDVAKKHSGVDASLPSEAWEPTELRARIAYYRPEVVAFTSKRGASQVLGLPTGKLPYGPRAERLEGAEVWVLPSTSPLGHTYFQLEPWQALAEQLKKDAGSGNSPQVGGVL; encoded by the coding sequence ATGAGCGCTACAGCGACGACTGAGCCGGAGCACGGGCCTGAGCCGTCCGGCGCGGGCCATCTGGTGCCTGACTTACTCGCGCACGGCCTCAAGCTGGTTCTGATCGGCACCGCGCCCAGCCGCATCAGCGCCGCAGCGGGGGCTTACTACGCCAATCCGCAAAACAAGTTCTGGCGGGTGCTGTTTGAAGTGGGCCTGACCCCGCACCTCTTTAAGCCGCAGGAGTTTCCGGCTTTGCTGGCGCTGGGTATCGGTCTGACCGACGTGGCCAAAAAGCACAGTGGCGTGGACGCCAGCTTGCCCTCAGAGGCGTGGGAACCCACCGAGTTGCGTGCCCGGATTGCCTATTACCGCCCCGAAGTGGTGGCCTTTACCAGCAAGCGCGGAGCCAGTCAGGTGCTGGGCCTGCCCACCGGCAAGCTGCCGTATGGCCCGCGAGCCGAGCGCCTGGAGGGAGCCGAAGTCTGGGTGCTGCCGAGTACCAGCCCGCTGGGCCACACTTATTTTCAGCTTGAACCTTGGCAGGCTTTGGCCGAGCAGCTCAAGAAAGATGCAGGAAGCGGGAACTCTCCTCAGGTTGGGGGCGTACTCTGA